Proteins from a genomic interval of Nautilia sp. PV-1:
- the rpmF gene encoding 50S ribosomal protein L32 gives MAVPKRRHSKTRAAKRRTHYKIKLSSVIKCSNCGAYKRPHRVCPSCGEY, from the coding sequence ATGGCAGTTCCAAAGAGAAGACACTCAAAAACAAGAGCAGCTAAAAGAAGAACTCATTACAAAATTAAATTAAGTTCTGTAATTAAATGTTCAAACTGTGGCGCTTATAAAAGACCTCATAGAGTATGCCCAAGCTGCGGTGAGTATTAA
- a CDS encoding mechanosensitive ion channel family protein, which yields MKKIIFLLMVIMFSFAKDSSVDTQINQIISKVAKNSPNYSLDVALANKIKELKFNKSVINLDFKNQYDYLKSFYNLIELQIELNDLPRKINEINDKLSILQNLTDPTSKLQYLYYEKLLQIYNKTFKYLTENMGKMEKSLQKRIFSVKFDTKQAKVNIQYWRKFLLQKQKEFEKLNIDLQKWQVLNNEENIQNVKRLIKINLEKQREIYKHLFDNQLIIWFSDLKNKNKNAFKDDDDLLKYSKHSGKEFYNAVNQIITDFENYTFGTKALVYGAKKEAELTLHKIISLFNYPLFNVGNRIITPLNFALFVLILIFGWFIGKYYKHIIYKLRHSKNISYATATLLANMGYYTILTLSFLIALKVVGLDLSSLAIIAGALSVGIGFGLQNVVSNFVSGIILMFERSIKVGDYIQIDQDTRGEVVDISMRSTVIRTNDNINLIIPNQSFIQNNVINWTLGDDIVRFRVPFGVAYGSDVDEVEKVVLNALKNSNLHYIKKYKDRNVEPHIVFLELGDSSLNFELFIWVRGEYARRPRRTRSEFLKMIYKALNEAGISIPFPQQDLHIKESVPFEIKIKKD from the coding sequence ATGAAAAAAATTATTTTTCTTTTAATGGTTATAATGTTTTCTTTTGCAAAAGATAGCAGTGTGGATACTCAGATTAACCAGATAATAAGTAAGGTTGCTAAAAATTCGCCTAATTATTCTTTAGATGTGGCGTTGGCAAATAAAATAAAAGAACTGAAATTTAATAAATCCGTAATTAATCTTGATTTCAAAAATCAATATGATTATCTGAAATCATTTTATAATTTAATCGAACTGCAGATAGAATTAAACGATTTACCTCGTAAGATTAATGAAATTAACGATAAACTGTCTATTTTACAAAATCTAACTGATCCAACTTCTAAACTTCAATATCTTTATTATGAGAAGCTTTTACAAATTTATAATAAAACTTTTAAATATTTAACGGAAAATATGGGGAAAATGGAAAAATCTCTTCAAAAAAGAATTTTTTCCGTAAAATTTGATACTAAACAGGCCAAAGTGAATATTCAGTATTGGCGTAAATTTTTGCTGCAAAAACAAAAAGAGTTCGAAAAACTTAATATTGACTTGCAAAAATGGCAGGTTTTAAACAATGAAGAAAATATACAGAATGTAAAAAGACTGATAAAAATTAATTTAGAAAAGCAAAGAGAGATTTATAAACATCTGTTTGATAATCAGCTGATAATTTGGTTTTCCGATTTGAAAAATAAAAATAAAAACGCATTTAAAGACGATGATGACCTTTTAAAATATTCTAAACATAGCGGAAAAGAATTTTATAATGCGGTTAACCAGATTATAACCGATTTTGAGAATTATACATTTGGAACAAAAGCGCTTGTATACGGAGCGAAAAAAGAAGCGGAACTTACTTTGCATAAAATAATTTCACTGTTTAATTATCCGCTTTTTAATGTCGGAAACAGGATTATTACTCCTTTGAATTTTGCACTTTTTGTTTTAATTTTAATTTTTGGATGGTTTATCGGTAAATATTATAAACACATCATTTATAAATTAAGACACAGTAAAAATATTTCTTATGCAACAGCCACCCTGCTGGCTAATATGGGATATTATACTATTTTAACGCTTTCATTTTTAATTGCACTGAAAGTAGTGGGGCTTGATTTAAGCTCTCTTGCAATAATCGCAGGTGCTTTGTCTGTCGGTATAGGTTTTGGTTTGCAAAATGTCGTCAGCAACTTTGTAAGCGGTATTATCCTTATGTTTGAAAGAAGTATAAAAGTAGGAGATTATATTCAGATTGATCAGGATACCAGAGGTGAAGTTGTTGATATATCTATGCGTTCAACCGTGATAAGAACCAATGATAATATCAACCTTATTATTCCGAATCAAAGTTTTATTCAAAACAATGTGATAAACTGGACTTTGGGAGATGATATTGTCAGATTTAGGGTTCCTTTTGGCGTTGCTTACGGCAGTGATGTTGATGAAGTTGAAAAAGTGGTTCTTAATGCTTTGAAAAATTCCAATCTTCATTATATTAAAAAATATAAAGACAGAAATGTCGAACCTCATATAGTGTTTTTGGAGCTTGGAGACAGCAGTTTGAATTTTGAACTGTTTATATGGGTAAGAGGGGAATATGCCAGAAGACCGAGAAGAACGAGAAGCGAGTTTTTGAAAATGATTTATAAAGCGTTAAACGAAGCCGGAATTAGCATTCCATTCCCTCAGCAGGATCTGCATATTAAAGAATCGGTACCGTTTGAAATTAAAATTAAAAAGGATTAA
- a CDS encoding MarC family protein, whose translation MFREILFDTISILTILNPVAAAAIMLSLVKYSEIKHVSAKASFAVFVASVVTMLAGGMILKFFGINIPSIKAIGGVVLLIIALNMIQGKEIAPTNTTKDEHNAAEEKEDVAIIPMAIPILFGPGVITTIIVLSEKHSSLQGKILLFVAITFSSLLTYLILRNGAFISRFLGVNGLKIVTRIMGLIIGAISFLFLVGGIKALWYS comes from the coding sequence ATGTTCAGGGAAATTTTATTTGACACCATATCGATACTTACTATATTAAATCCTGTTGCTGCAGCTGCTATTATGCTGTCGTTAGTTAAATATTCGGAAATTAAACACGTGTCTGCCAAAGCTTCGTTTGCCGTATTTGTAGCCTCGGTGGTAACAATGCTGGCAGGAGGTATGATTTTGAAATTTTTTGGGATAAATATCCCTTCTATTAAAGCGATAGGCGGTGTTGTTCTTTTGATTATAGCTTTAAACATGATTCAGGGTAAGGAAATAGCTCCGACCAATACTACAAAAGACGAGCACAACGCTGCTGAAGAAAAAGAAGATGTGGCTATTATTCCTATGGCCATTCCTATTCTGTTCGGTCCAGGAGTTATTACTACGATAATAGTATTAAGTGAAAAACATTCTTCCCTGCAGGGGAAAATACTGCTGTTTGTAGCAATAACGTTTTCATCGCTGTTGACGTATTTAATTTTGAGGAACGGGGCTTTTATTTCAAGGTTTTTGGGTGTAAACGGTTTAAAAATAGTTACCAGGATTATGGGTCTTATAATAGGAGCAATTTCGTTTTTGTTTTTGGTCGGAGGAATTAAAGCTCTTTGGTACTCTTAA
- a CDS encoding tetratricopeptide repeat protein — translation MKKILFLLIAVNLFAFDFFTIKKADEYYKKGQYLSAAKEYEKIHSQKALYNAANSYYKAGDYKKAISLYSKINEKDLKFQKYYNTGNAYALLHQYKKAIEAYKKALKIKKDKDAEYNLKLIEKLLKHKHQQKKNNKKNNNNKNKKKKNGSQNKQNGKNSKNNKNKNGNKTKNKKQNKNNKNTQKNRQQNNNKEKQNKKTAKQQNKKQEKMQKQRIVKTKETNTSDIRMKFYEKQLKSLQFNTLLIPLKGNE, via the coding sequence ATGAAAAAAATACTCTTTTTACTTATAGCAGTAAATCTTTTCGCTTTCGATTTTTTCACTATAAAAAAAGCGGATGAATATTATAAAAAAGGACAATATCTTTCAGCGGCAAAAGAATATGAAAAAATACATTCGCAAAAAGCCCTTTATAATGCGGCAAACAGTTACTATAAAGCCGGAGATTACAAAAAAGCGATTTCTCTTTACAGTAAAATTAATGAAAAAGATTTAAAATTTCAAAAATATTATAATACGGGTAACGCTTATGCTCTTTTACATCAATATAAAAAAGCCATAGAAGCATACAAAAAAGCATTAAAAATAAAAAAAGACAAAGATGCGGAATATAATCTAAAACTGATAGAGAAACTGCTAAAACACAAACACCAGCAAAAGAAAAACAACAAAAAAAACAATAATAATAAAAATAAAAAGAAAAAAAACGGCAGTCAAAATAAACAAAACGGCAAAAACAGTAAAAACAATAAAAATAAAAACGGAAATAAAACAAAAAACAAAAAACAAAATAAAAATAATAAAAACACTCAAAAAAACAGACAGCAAAACAATAATAAAGAAAAACAGAATAAAAAAACAGCAAAACAGCAAAATAAAAAACAGGAAAAAATGCAAAAACAGCGAATTGTGAAAACAAAAGAAACAAATACAAGCGATATCAGAATGAAATTTTATGAAAAACAGTTAAAATCTCTGCAGTTTAATACATTACTGATACCATTAAAAGGAAACGAATGA
- a CDS encoding diguanylate cyclase, which produces MTLKNYLEKVCYKELSDIKDKTLADLIAYMYKCDTSTFYIVDNNKPIFIFTSTDMLEIFMKNILTVKIIDYIEQNPKELKKLPITTNILDAYYFMRSNKLKHIPIVDEDNNLIGEISFKTLSLKIADIVIKDPLTGLFNQKYFDVLLEEYNEFNKPLGIIYIDLKNMNILEGFYGADKINEIIKTYAEAIKKSVRDIDFVFRMGHRFKILTFNNLEITDKIVKRIKNRLENTDYEGIKVAFDIAFSHVPELEDNVLSALESCEKKLIERD; this is translated from the coding sequence ATGACGCTTAAAAATTATCTGGAAAAAGTATGTTATAAAGAACTGAGTGACATAAAAGATAAAACGTTAGCAGATTTGATTGCTTATATGTATAAATGCGATACTTCGACTTTTTATATAGTAGATAACAATAAGCCGATTTTTATATTTACAAGTACAGATATGTTAGAAATATTTATGAAAAACATATTGACTGTTAAAATAATAGATTATATAGAACAAAATCCTAAAGAACTGAAGAAACTGCCTATAACCACAAATATTCTTGATGCGTATTATTTTATGAGAAGCAATAAATTAAAGCATATTCCTATAGTAGACGAAGACAATAATTTAATCGGTGAGATTTCTTTTAAAACGCTCAGTCTTAAAATTGCGGATATAGTAATAAAAGACCCTTTAACCGGACTTTTTAATCAAAAATATTTTGATGTTTTACTGGAAGAGTATAATGAATTTAACAAACCTTTGGGAATTATATACATTGATCTAAAAAATATGAATATACTGGAAGGTTTTTACGGGGCTGATAAAATTAATGAAATAATTAAAACATATGCCGAGGCTATAAAAAAATCAGTCAGAGATATAGATTTTGTATTTAGAATGGGGCACAGATTTAAAATACTTACTTTTAATAATTTGGAAATAACAGATAAAATCGTTAAAAGAATTAAAAACAGACTTGAAAATACAGATTATGAAGGTATAAAAGTGGCTTTTGATATAGCTTTTTCACATGTGCCTGAACTGGAAGACAATGTTTTATCCGCTTTAGAGAGCTGTGAAAAAAAATTAATTGAAAGGGACTAA
- the rplT gene encoding 50S ribosomal protein L20: MRVKTGTVRRKRHKKILKMAKGFYSGRRKHFRKAKEQVERSLVYAFRDRKQKKREFRKLWIMRINAACRLNDISYSRFINGLKKANIDLDRKVLADLAMNEPEVFASIVEKAKAAL, translated from the coding sequence ATGAGAGTAAAAACTGGAACAGTTAGAAGAAAAAGACATAAAAAAATATTAAAAATGGCAAAAGGCTTCTACAGCGGTAGAAGAAAACATTTTAGAAAAGCTAAAGAACAAGTTGAAAGAAGTTTAGTATACGCTTTCAGAGACAGAAAACAGAAAAAAAGAGAATTCAGAAAATTATGGATTATGAGAATTAACGCAGCTTGTAGATTAAACGATATAAGCTATTCAAGATTTATCAACGGTCTTAAAAAAGCAAACATTGATTTAGACAGAAAAGTTCTTGCTGATTTAGCAATGAACGAGCCGGAAGTGTTTGCTTCAATCGTTGAAAAAGCAAAAGCTGCTCTATAA
- the rpmI gene encoding 50S ribosomal protein L35, whose translation MPKMKTNRGAAKRFKVKKSGKIKRGAAYRSHILTKKSQKRKRNLRAPKYVDSTNIKAVRDLLGI comes from the coding sequence ATGCCTAAAATGAAAACAAACAGAGGGGCAGCTAAAAGATTCAAAGTTAAAAAAAGTGGTAAAATCAAAAGAGGTGCGGCATACAGAAGCCATATCCTGACTAAAAAATCACAAAAAAGAAAAAGAAACTTAAGAGCCCCAAAATACGTAGATAGCACTAACATCAAAGCGGTAAGAGACTTACTAGGTATTTAA
- a CDS encoding beta-ketoacyl-ACP synthase III: MFAKFTSIGAYVPEKILTNKDLEKIVDTNDEWITKRTGIKTRHIAQEEVTSDLAYKAALDALKNASMKPEDIDMIIVATITPDYFTMPSTACVVAEKLGIVRPAVDISAACTGFIYALAHAKAFIESGMYKNVLIIGAETLSKIVNWKDRTTCVLFGDGAGAAIISATDKKEEAIIDIDINADGKFQDFLITPGRGVKLGCDTDRIWLEMKGNETFKVAVKTLSQSVRDILKRNNMTSDDIDWFVPHQANYRIIDAVARAIKMPEEKSVLTVHKYGNTSSASIPMAINDMYKAGKIKKGDIMLLDAFGGGFTWGSALVPFN; the protein is encoded by the coding sequence ATGTTTGCAAAATTTACCAGTATTGGTGCATATGTCCCTGAAAAAATATTAACTAACAAAGATTTGGAAAAAATAGTTGATACCAATGATGAATGGATCACAAAAAGAACCGGTATAAAAACCAGACATATTGCCCAAGAAGAAGTAACAAGCGATTTAGCATATAAAGCGGCTCTCGATGCTCTTAAAAATGCATCTATGAAACCAGAAGACATTGATATGATCATTGTAGCCACAATTACTCCCGATTATTTCACAATGCCATCTACGGCATGTGTTGTTGCCGAAAAATTAGGTATCGTCAGACCGGCCGTGGATATCAGTGCCGCCTGTACCGGTTTTATTTATGCTTTAGCCCATGCAAAAGCGTTTATTGAAAGCGGAATGTATAAAAACGTACTTATTATAGGTGCTGAAACGCTCAGCAAAATCGTAAACTGGAAAGACAGAACCACTTGCGTTCTTTTTGGAGACGGAGCCGGTGCAGCCATTATAAGTGCAACAGATAAAAAAGAAGAAGCAATTATTGATATAGACATCAATGCAGACGGTAAATTTCAAGATTTCTTAATCACTCCCGGAAGAGGCGTAAAACTGGGATGCGACACGGACAGAATATGGCTTGAAATGAAAGGGAACGAAACATTTAAAGTAGCAGTAAAAACACTTTCACAGTCCGTCAGAGACATTTTAAAAAGAAACAACATGACAAGCGACGACATAGACTGGTTCGTACCTCATCAGGCTAATTACAGAATAATTGACGCAGTTGCAAGAGCCATAAAAATGCCTGAAGAAAAATCAGTTTTAACAGTCCATAAATACGGAAACACTTCTTCAGCGTCAATACCTATGGCAATTAACGACATGTATAAAGCAGGTAAAATCAAAAAAGGCGATATAATGCTTCTTGATGCATTCGGAGGAGGATTTACTTGGGGAAGCGCTTTAGTCCCTTTCAATTAA
- a CDS encoding BatD family protein, whose amino-acid sequence MKKILLFLIPILMFAYVNVSVNKKTIYPGEEVIFTIEATGNNIKFPAIKNIDGFPVQGTAVTQNITILNGNMQKSVSKSYIFFPTKSVTIPSFTVNVDGKDFKTKSIKITVTKPKESKNGNFKLKLSVNKTKAYIGEPLVFKIKFFQKEGTSPQSIEIQKPNFNNFYTKQISKKEYIKKGFDITEYSFLIIPQKAGDYKIGPILAKVGYLSKQTPFQDPFFNLMTSTLKYTNIFSNQVDINVSSIPANSVYGNFKAYFSADKTEVSANEPVKITLNISGCGDFYDLPDFKLNIPNATVYENSPVIKTFIKNDSLCGTYTKEFTLVSNQSVSIPPIEFKAFDGKLKTVKTNKLLITVKNSKNNPPVHTISTHTNQKIIYKTKTNYILLGLVFVIGIIVGILSIYLINLKSSSNNDLIKQIKKADEKELFNLLLEYSYYPEIEKVLKDLEENIYNNKKNKIDKKKIIKIIKSIIKK is encoded by the coding sequence ATGAAAAAAATACTGTTATTTTTAATACCTATTTTGATGTTTGCGTATGTCAATGTAAGCGTAAACAAAAAAACAATTTACCCCGGTGAAGAGGTAATTTTTACAATCGAAGCCACCGGAAACAATATAAAGTTTCCAGCCATAAAAAATATAGACGGTTTTCCGGTCCAGGGTACGGCGGTTACGCAAAATATAACCATATTAAACGGAAACATGCAAAAAAGCGTTTCCAAAAGCTATATATTCTTTCCGACAAAAAGTGTTACTATTCCGTCATTTACGGTAAATGTAGACGGAAAAGATTTCAAAACAAAATCAATTAAAATAACGGTAACAAAGCCTAAAGAAAGCAAAAACGGCAATTTCAAACTTAAACTCTCCGTAAATAAAACAAAAGCTTATATAGGAGAACCTTTAGTATTTAAAATCAAATTTTTTCAAAAAGAAGGTACTTCCCCTCAAAGTATAGAAATACAAAAGCCGAATTTCAACAACTTTTATACAAAACAGATTTCAAAAAAAGAATATATTAAAAAAGGTTTTGACATTACCGAATATTCGTTTTTAATAATTCCTCAAAAAGCAGGAGATTACAAAATAGGACCTATTCTTGCAAAAGTCGGATATTTAAGCAAACAGACGCCTTTCCAAGATCCTTTTTTCAATCTGATGACCTCTACCCTAAAATATACAAATATTTTTTCTAATCAGGTAGATATTAACGTATCTTCAATCCCGGCCAACAGCGTTTACGGAAACTTTAAAGCATATTTCAGTGCCGATAAAACAGAAGTAAGCGCAAACGAACCGGTAAAAATAACCCTCAATATCAGCGGATGCGGAGATTTTTACGATTTACCGGATTTTAAACTGAACATTCCTAACGCTACGGTTTATGAAAACTCTCCGGTAATTAAAACTTTTATAAAAAACGACAGTTTATGCGGCACTTATACTAAAGAGTTTACTCTGGTATCCAATCAAAGCGTATCAATACCTCCTATCGAATTTAAAGCCTTCGACGGAAAACTAAAAACGGTCAAAACCAATAAACTCCTTATTACAGTTAAAAACTCTAAAAACAATCCCCCTGTGCACACAATATCAACACATACAAATCAAAAAATAATATATAAAACAAAAACAAACTACATTCTTCTTGGCCTTGTATTTGTTATAGGAATAATAGTGGGTATTTTAAGCATATATTTAATTAATTTAAAATCATCCTCAAATAATGATTTAATAAAGCAGATAAAAAAAGCTGATGAAAAAGAGCTGTTTAATCTGCTTTTAGAATATTCATATTATCCTGAAATCGAAAAAGTCTTAAAAGACCTTGAAGAAAACATTTACAACAATAAGAAAAATAAAATAGACAAAAAGAAAATTATCAAAATTATTAAATCAATAATAAAGAAATAA
- a CDS encoding OmpA family protein: MKKIIVGMSMTAAVLLASNQYEVGVGAGRNYVSNSPIENYNFLNIRVGKYLQKNHILRFELERSEKILGNKENLTRALLNVEHYFPLENCKLTPYAFVGAGYQWVSGNYEDNIVADLGLGAKYPINDKFDAFAELRGLRDFGNNDNHYGLIFGIVYNFGAEQKVVKQEPVKKVLDSDGDGVVDSMDKCPNTPKGVEVDKNGCQIDSDNDGVYDNVDKCPNTPAGVEVDVNGCPIDSDHDGVPNYLDKCSYTPKGVVVDKNGCPMTYNFDITFDNNSAVIKPQFMDRINKFAEFLKKNPAYKAEIQGYTDSKGSAAYNKKLSEKRAKAVYEALINEGISKDRLTYKGYGEENPVASNDTAEGRAKNRRVVAKLYF; this comes from the coding sequence ATGAAAAAAATAATAGTGGGAATGTCAATGACTGCTGCTGTTCTTTTAGCTTCCAATCAATATGAAGTAGGTGTTGGAGCCGGAAGAAACTATGTAAGCAATTCACCTATAGAGAATTATAATTTTTTAAATATAAGAGTAGGGAAATATCTTCAAAAAAACCATATTTTAAGATTTGAATTGGAAAGAAGCGAAAAAATACTTGGAAATAAAGAAAACTTAACAAGAGCTTTATTAAATGTCGAACATTATTTTCCTTTGGAAAACTGTAAATTAACGCCTTATGCGTTTGTAGGTGCCGGTTATCAGTGGGTAAGCGGCAATTATGAAGACAATATCGTAGCTGATTTGGGATTAGGAGCTAAATATCCTATCAATGATAAATTTGATGCATTTGCAGAACTTAGGGGATTAAGAGATTTTGGAAACAATGATAATCATTACGGTTTGATTTTCGGAATAGTCTATAATTTCGGTGCAGAGCAGAAAGTTGTAAAACAAGAACCTGTTAAAAAAGTTTTAGACAGTGACGGTGACGGAGTAGTTGATTCAATGGATAAATGTCCAAATACGCCTAAAGGAGTTGAGGTTGATAAAAACGGATGCCAAATTGACAGTGATAACGACGGTGTTTATGATAATGTTGATAAATGTCCAAACACTCCTGCAGGTGTTGAAGTTGACGTAAACGGCTGTCCGATTGACAGCGATCATGACGGAGTTCCTAATTATCTTGATAAATGTTCGTATACTCCTAAAGGCGTTGTAGTAGACAAAAACGGATGTCCTATGACATATAATTTTGATATAACGTTTGATAACAACAGCGCAGTAATTAAACCTCAGTTTATGGACAGAATAAATAAATTTGCTGAATTTTTAAAGAAAAACCCTGCATATAAAGCTGAAATTCAGGGATATACAGATTCTAAAGGTTCAGCGGCTTATAACAAAAAACTTTCTGAAAAAAGAGCAAAAGCCGTTTATGAAGCATTAATAAATGAAGGTATAAGCAAAGACAGACTGACATATAAAGGATATGGTGAAGAAAATCCTGTTGCTTCGAACGATACTGCTGAAGGAAGAGCTAAAAACAGAAGAGTAGTGGCAAAATTATATTTTTAA
- the ndk gene encoding nucleoside-diphosphate kinase codes for MEKTLSIIKPDAVAKNVIGKIIDRFESNGLRIAAMKKIKLTKEDAGKFYEVHKERPFFNDLCEYMSSGPVVVMVLEGENAIAKNRKLMGATNPKEAAPGTIRADFAESIEANAVHGSDSLENAKKEIAFFFAEREIV; via the coding sequence ATGGAAAAAACTCTTTCAATTATTAAACCGGACGCGGTAGCTAAAAATGTTATAGGAAAAATCATTGACAGATTCGAAAGCAACGGACTTAGAATAGCTGCAATGAAAAAAATCAAACTAACAAAAGAAGATGCCGGTAAATTTTATGAAGTACATAAAGAAAGACCGTTTTTCAACGACTTATGCGAATACATGAGCAGCGGACCTGTTGTAGTAATGGTATTAGAAGGTGAAAACGCTATTGCTAAAAACAGAAAATTAATGGGTGCAACAAACCCTAAAGAAGCGGCTCCTGGAACAATCAGAGCTGATTTTGCGGAAAGTATCGAAGCAAACGCTGTTCACGGAAGCGATTCGCTTGAAAACGCTAAAAAAGAAATCGCATTTTTCTTTGCTGAAAGAGAGATTGTTTAA
- a CDS encoding 4Fe-4S dicluster domain-containing protein, with translation MAVKITDTCINCGACLDECPVEAIVDDSENPTGEEIYYVNPDKCVECVGYYDEPACAAACPTEGCIVWDECKEGQTCSENRGEPGEPVID, from the coding sequence ATGGCAGTAAAAATTACTGATACTTGTATTAACTGTGGGGCATGTCTTGATGAATGTCCAGTAGAAGCAATCGTTGACGATAGCGAAAATCCAACTGGAGAAGAAATTTATTACGTAAATCCTGATAAATGTGTTGAGTGCGTTGGTTACTACGACGAACCAGCATGTGCAGCAGCTTGTCCTACAGAGGGATGCATCGTTTGGGATGAATGCAAAGAAGGACAAACTTGCTCAGAAAACAGAGGTGAACCAGGAGAACCTGTAATCGATTAA
- the plsX gene encoding phosphate acyltransferase PlsX — MKIAIDAMGGDFGPAPIIEGVAKALEKKDFTPYLVGKEEELKQLLPKKYHSRVRFINSDDVIHMGESATEALKRKESTIYKSIDLLKAGEVDGVVSAGHSGATMSLATLRLGRIKGIKRPAIVTFMPTIKKKYSLVLDVGANVDCDAYNLYQFALMGEVYAKVVLNTQNPKIGLLSNGEEKSKGNSITKEAYELLKDFESFIGNVEGGDIFKGDTDVIVTDGFIGNIVLKTSEGVADTIGKLIKEEIRNSGILQKIGALLLRPVFKGLKKATDYAEYGGAPLLGVNGCVIISHGKSNSKAIKNAIFQAVKYIENDVTNKIQESLKVH; from the coding sequence ATGAAAATAGCAATTGATGCAATGGGTGGGGACTTCGGTCCTGCTCCAATAATTGAAGGGGTAGCAAAAGCTCTTGAAAAAAAAGACTTTACACCTTATTTAGTAGGTAAAGAAGAAGAATTAAAGCAGCTGTTGCCAAAAAAATACCACTCCCGTGTTAGATTTATAAATAGTGACGACGTTATTCATATGGGAGAGAGTGCTACTGAAGCATTAAAAAGAAAAGAATCCACTATTTATAAGTCTATCGACCTGTTAAAAGCAGGAGAAGTTGACGGTGTTGTATCAGCAGGCCACAGCGGTGCGACCATGAGTTTAGCAACACTGAGACTCGGAAGAATCAAAGGTATAAAAAGACCTGCCATAGTAACATTTATGCCTACAATAAAGAAAAAATACTCTTTAGTGCTAGACGTAGGCGCAAATGTAGACTGCGACGCATATAATTTATATCAGTTCGCATTAATGGGCGAAGTTTACGCTAAAGTGGTTTTAAACACCCAAAATCCTAAAATAGGTCTTTTAAGCAACGGTGAAGAAAAAAGCAAAGGCAATTCTATCACCAAAGAAGCTTACGAACTGCTTAAAGATTTTGAAAGTTTCATCGGAAACGTAGAAGGCGGAGATATCTTTAAAGGCGATACGGACGTGATTGTCACTGACGGTTTTATTGGAAATATTGTGCTTAAAACAAGCGAAGGTGTGGCCGATACGATAGGAAAACTGATAAAAGAAGAAATTAGAAACTCAGGAATTTTACAAAAAATCGGCGCATTGTTACTCAGACCGGTATTTAAAGGACTGAAAAAAGCAACGGATTATGCGGAATATGGAGGAGCCCCTCTTTTAGGCGTAAACGGCTGTGTTATAATTAGCCACGGAAAAAGTAATTCAAAAGCAATAAAAAACGCTATTTTTCAAGCAGTTAAATATATTGAAAATGATGTAACAAATAAAATACAAGAGTCATTAAAGGTTCATTAA